A genome region from Labilibaculum antarcticum includes the following:
- the xerD gene encoding site-specific tyrosine recombinase XerD: MKWTTTIENFKTYLTLEKNLSKNSVDAYINDITKLTTFFREKNMEVAPEEVILQHLKDFVAWINDAGTSPRTQARVISGIKAFFKYLLLEEIIEKNPTALLEAPKIGRKLPDTLTTDEIDILVKAVDMNKAEGQRNRAILETLYSCGLRVSELIDLRVSNLHFRMGFIKIHGKGNKERLIPIGKKAKKEIKIYLKSFRGKLNIDKESEDILFLNRRGRKLSRVMIFTIIKNLSKKVGLKKNVSPHTFRHSFASHLVEGGADLRAVQEMLGHESILTTEIYTHLDREYLKETIKNFHPRSKD, translated from the coding sequence ATGAAATGGACAACAACAATTGAAAATTTTAAGACCTACTTAACCTTGGAGAAGAATCTTTCCAAGAACTCAGTAGATGCTTACATCAACGACATTACAAAACTAACAACCTTCTTTAGAGAAAAAAACATGGAGGTTGCTCCTGAAGAAGTAATTCTTCAGCACTTAAAAGACTTTGTTGCCTGGATTAATGATGCAGGTACAAGTCCTAGAACTCAAGCTCGTGTAATTTCTGGTATTAAAGCATTTTTCAAATACTTATTACTAGAGGAAATTATTGAAAAGAATCCTACAGCATTATTAGAGGCTCCAAAAATTGGACGTAAACTACCAGACACCTTAACAACTGACGAAATTGATATTTTAGTTAAGGCTGTTGACATGAATAAAGCTGAAGGTCAAAGAAACAGAGCAATTCTTGAAACACTTTATTCTTGTGGATTACGTGTGTCAGAATTAATTGACCTACGTGTTTCGAATCTTCATTTCAGAATGGGTTTTATTAAAATTCATGGAAAAGGTAACAAAGAGCGTTTGATTCCAATCGGGAAAAAAGCGAAAAAAGAAATCAAGATATATCTTAAGAGCTTTCGAGGAAAATTAAATATCGATAAGGAAAGTGAAGATATTCTTTTCTTAAACCGTAGAGGTCGTAAACTTTCTCGTGTTATGATTTTTACTATCATTAAGAATCTATCGAAAAAAGTTGGATTGAAGAAAAATGTTTCTCCTCACACATTCCGTCACTCTTTCGCTTCTCATTTAGTTGAGGGTGGTGCTGACTTAAGAGCTGTGCAGGAAATGTTAGGACACGAATCAATTCTTACTACAGAAATTTATACTCATTTGGATAGAGAATACTTAAAGGAAACAATTAAAAATTTCCATCCTCGTTCAAAAGACTAA
- the aroQ gene encoding type II 3-dehydroquinate dehydratase gives MNFLIINGPNLNLLGTREKSIYGELSFEIYFEQLRALYSKVELEYFQSNIEGELINEIHRVGFSYDGIVLNAGAYTHTSLALADAISAINIPVLEVHISNVHKREEIRHATMIGKACLGTISGFGLDSYRLGIEGLLNYCDKR, from the coding sequence ATGAATTTTTTGATTATTAATGGACCGAACCTCAATTTGCTTGGAACCCGCGAAAAATCTATATATGGAGAGCTTTCGTTCGAAATTTATTTTGAGCAGTTAAGAGCGTTATATAGTAAAGTTGAACTAGAGTATTTTCAGTCAAACATTGAAGGTGAATTGATAAATGAAATTCATCGTGTGGGATTTAGTTATGATGGAATTGTGCTCAATGCAGGAGCATATACCCATACCTCTCTAGCCCTTGCGGATGCTATATCTGCAATAAATATTCCTGTTCTAGAAGTTCATATTTCTAATGTACATAAAAGAGAAGAGATAAGGCATGCTACCATGATTGGAAAGGCTTGTTTAGGTACTATATCTGGTTTTGGACTTGATTCATATCGATTGGGAATTGAGGGTTTATTAAATTATTGTGACAAAAGGTGA
- the pyk gene encoding pyruvate kinase: MKKHTKIIATISDKKCDVEFLTQLFEEGMNVVRLNTAHQTHDDALKVIRNVRKVSDRIALLVDTKGPEIRTVDVDEEIYLKKGDLIKMKGNDNLPCTDLCIKVSYEDFVKDLKVGKKILIDDGELELLVVSKDKGFLTVEAQNGGPVKNRKSVNVPGVSINLPSLSPKDIDFIHFAIEQDIDFIAHSFVRNKDDVMQIQGILDQQNSDIKIIAKIENQEGVDHIDEILEHAYGIMVARGDLAIEIPAQKIPVIQRKIVGKCIESKKPVIIATQMLHSMISNPRPTRAEVSDIANAVYSRTDAIMLSGETAYGDYPVEAVRVMKSVAMEVEKELYPDTKQNFVRSNRELSAILARSAVKASQLLPVKAIVTDTLTGRTGRYLSAYRGTLPVYALCYSKRVMRELALSYGVEAGYRKLLVSRDEYVKQTMFSLMDKGCFTSEDMVIIIGGSFGPSKGVSFMEISVVDQLTHKV; encoded by the coding sequence ATGAAGAAGCACACGAAAATTATTGCGACTATTTCTGACAAAAAATGTGATGTTGAATTTTTAACACAGTTGTTTGAAGAAGGAATGAATGTAGTTCGACTTAACACTGCTCATCAAACTCATGATGATGCATTAAAGGTTATTAGGAATGTAAGAAAAGTATCTGATAGGATAGCTTTACTTGTAGACACTAAAGGACCTGAGATTAGAACTGTTGATGTTGATGAGGAAATTTATCTTAAGAAGGGTGATTTAATTAAGATGAAAGGGAACGATAACCTTCCTTGCACGGATTTGTGCATAAAGGTTAGTTATGAAGATTTTGTTAAAGACTTAAAAGTTGGAAAGAAAATCTTAATTGATGATGGTGAATTGGAGTTGTTAGTTGTTAGTAAGGACAAGGGATTTTTAACTGTAGAAGCACAAAATGGTGGACCTGTTAAAAATCGTAAAAGTGTAAATGTTCCTGGTGTATCAATAAATTTACCTTCTTTGAGCCCTAAGGATATTGACTTTATTCACTTTGCAATTGAGCAGGATATTGATTTTATTGCGCATTCATTTGTTCGAAATAAAGATGATGTAATGCAAATTCAAGGAATTCTTGATCAGCAGAATTCGGATATTAAAATTATTGCAAAAATAGAGAATCAGGAAGGAGTTGACCATATTGATGAAATATTGGAGCATGCATATGGTATCATGGTTGCCAGAGGTGATTTGGCTATTGAGATTCCAGCTCAGAAGATTCCTGTGATTCAACGTAAAATTGTTGGTAAATGTATTGAAAGCAAGAAGCCTGTTATTATAGCGACACAAATGCTTCACTCAATGATTAGTAATCCCAGACCTACACGAGCAGAAGTTAGTGATATTGCAAATGCAGTATACAGCAGAACCGATGCAATCATGTTAAGTGGAGAGACTGCATACGGTGATTATCCTGTTGAGGCTGTTCGAGTAATGAAATCTGTAGCGATGGAGGTAGAGAAGGAGCTTTATCCAGATACAAAACAAAATTTTGTGAGAAGTAACCGTGAGCTTTCGGCTATTCTTGCTCGTTCTGCTGTAAAAGCATCGCAATTATTACCTGTAAAAGCAATTGTAACAGATACGTTAACTGGAAGAACCGGAAGATATTTATCTGCATACAGAGGAACACTTCCTGTTTACGCATTGTGCTATTCAAAACGTGTAATGAGAGAATTAGCTCTTTCCTATGGTGTTGAGGCTGGTTATCGTAAATTGCTTGTAAGTCGTGATGAATACGTAAAGCAAACTATGTTCTCGTTAATGGATAAAGGATGTTTTACAAGTGAGGATATGGTTATCATTATTGGTGGTAGTTTTGGTCCTTCGAAAGGAGTTTCATTTATGGAGATCAGTGTTGTTGATCAATTAACACATAAAGTGTAA
- a CDS encoding HupE/UreJ family protein — protein sequence MNTILASFESAFYHLISFSSFEPFMLLVLFGITFQLKDWKAYSSLLLALVIGSIVGLLLCNFTVINFSHSTVKLIMAFSILLVGIQNLLTNQSSASTVKYNFFALIGIILGIGINLHYKNVYGSSFSFYPFTGYNLGATVSYFLISFSSLLVSSLLMLVFKTDRRSFNLVITGIGIGIALVLIYLRY from the coding sequence ATGAACACAATTCTAGCAAGTTTCGAATCAGCATTTTATCATTTAATATCTTTTTCCTCATTTGAGCCCTTTATGCTATTGGTTTTATTTGGAATCACTTTCCAATTAAAAGATTGGAAAGCATATTCTTCATTACTACTAGCTTTGGTAATTGGTTCAATTGTTGGACTTTTGCTTTGTAATTTCACGGTTATAAATTTCTCACATTCCACCGTCAAATTAATTATGGCTTTCTCTATACTTCTGGTTGGCATACAAAATCTACTTACCAATCAGAGTTCTGCTTCAACAGTAAAATATAATTTCTTTGCCTTAATCGGGATTATTCTTGGAATAGGAATCAACTTACATTATAAAAATGTTTACGGAAGCTCATTCTCTTTTTATCCATTTACAGGATATAATCTGGGCGCGACTGTCTCCTACTTTTTGATTTCCTTTAGTAGCCTACTTGTATCATCATTACTCATGTTGGTTTTTAAAACAGACCGAAGAAGCTTTAATTTGGTAATTACAGGTATAGGCATTGGAATAGCCCTCGTTCTAATCTACTTACGCTATTAG
- a CDS encoding acyl-[acyl-carrier-protein] thioesterase, which yields MNTSNIDITKYRETFQIGSFDADLHGKAKLTSICNYFQEIAGKHVDLIHKGINDLKDNNMAWVLSRLKLQIFETPNWKDKISIETWSVGTDGIFGNREFKIYDSKDQVIGQALSSWLVINTNTKRLVRPQKIVANLPINQEDPIFAHTLTKLPQIKDPKYIEDLHIHYSDLDIYRHVNNVKYVKWAIDSCLTEILSKKRIQELEINYIHEAKLGETLEVFNTTNDNTSEIFIKTKNTDIENCRAIIKWK from the coding sequence ATGAATACGTCAAATATCGACATAACGAAATACCGGGAAACTTTTCAAATTGGCTCTTTTGATGCCGATTTACACGGAAAAGCAAAACTCACAAGTATCTGCAATTATTTTCAGGAGATTGCAGGGAAACACGTGGATTTAATCCATAAAGGAATTAATGACCTAAAAGACAATAACATGGCGTGGGTTTTATCCCGACTAAAACTTCAAATTTTTGAAACGCCCAATTGGAAAGATAAAATTAGTATCGAGACTTGGTCGGTTGGAACCGATGGAATATTTGGAAATCGGGAATTTAAAATTTATGATTCAAAAGATCAGGTTATTGGTCAGGCACTATCTTCGTGGCTGGTAATTAATACGAATACAAAAAGATTGGTTAGACCTCAGAAAATAGTTGCCAACCTACCAATAAACCAGGAAGATCCTATTTTTGCTCACACATTAACGAAATTGCCCCAAATCAAAGATCCGAAGTATATCGAAGATCTGCACATTCATTATAGTGATTTGGATATCTACCGGCATGTAAACAATGTAAAATACGTAAAATGGGCTATTGACTCTTGCCTTACTGAGATTTTATCAAAAAAAAGAATTCAAGAGCTTGAGATAAATTACATACACGAAGCAAAATTGGGTGAAACATTGGAGGTATTCAATACAACCAATGATAACACCTCCGAAATTTTTATAAAAACGAAGAACACGGACATCGAAAATTGTCGTGCAATTATAAAATGGAAATAA
- a CDS encoding Lnb N-terminal periplasmic domain-containing protein, which translates to MALKIISFQILLIAFFSLSICNHAKGQNLSANAEISLLTCSPGDELYSQFGHSALRIKDEDKKLDLVFGYGAFNFNTPNFYPKFARGKLDYMLSYNDFDRFKNGYIYEKRGITEQKLNLDSIERQKLFNALIINYKPENRYYRYDFLFDNCSTRIRDIVKASTSGTILFDTIVDHPKSFWNLLDPFMDKSRWIFLGIHLALGIPCDVEATPYQYMFLPDNMMLGFENAQIKSSEATKPLVKSTEVILKPALDLKITSWYKRPVFIFGIIATLGLILSFVHLKKEKNFFVFDLFIFGVCGLLGWLIIFLWFFTDHQATGPNWNIIWAFPLHFPMVFALLRKKSSSFAYYYFLLHSVILILVLGCWTFIPQSFPNEILPFVVLLLIRSLYIVKKLRTYLF; encoded by the coding sequence ATGGCATTAAAAATCATCTCTTTTCAAATCTTATTAATTGCATTTTTTTCATTATCAATTTGCAATCATGCAAAAGGACAAAACTTATCAGCGAATGCAGAAATCAGTCTTCTTACCTGTTCCCCAGGAGATGAATTGTACTCCCAATTTGGACATTCTGCTTTGCGAATAAAAGATGAAGATAAAAAATTAGATCTTGTTTTTGGGTATGGCGCGTTCAATTTTAACACGCCAAATTTCTATCCTAAATTTGCCCGAGGCAAACTGGACTACATGCTATCTTACAACGATTTTGATCGATTTAAGAATGGGTACATTTATGAAAAGAGAGGGATTACTGAACAAAAACTAAATTTGGACAGTATTGAAAGACAAAAGCTATTCAATGCTTTAATTATAAATTACAAACCAGAGAATCGATATTACCGATACGATTTCCTTTTTGATAACTGTTCTACAAGGATTAGAGACATCGTGAAAGCAAGCACTTCTGGAACAATTCTTTTCGATACGATCGTTGATCATCCAAAATCATTTTGGAATTTGTTAGATCCATTCATGGATAAAAGCCGTTGGATTTTTTTAGGAATCCATTTGGCCTTAGGAATACCTTGCGACGTGGAGGCCACTCCTTACCAATACATGTTTTTGCCTGACAATATGATGTTGGGATTTGAAAATGCGCAAATTAAGTCGAGCGAAGCAACTAAACCTTTGGTGAAATCAACTGAAGTTATACTTAAGCCAGCTCTTGATCTTAAAATTACCAGCTGGTATAAAAGACCTGTATTCATTTTTGGAATTATTGCAACATTGGGACTCATCCTCAGTTTTGTACATCTTAAAAAAGAAAAGAACTTCTTTGTTTTCGACCTCTTTATTTTTGGTGTCTGTGGATTACTTGGCTGGCTTATTATTTTCTTATGGTTTTTTACTGATCATCAGGCCACGGGACCTAATTGGAATATTATTTGGGCCTTCCCTCTTCACTTTCCAATGGTTTTTGCATTGCTCAGAAAGAAATCCAGTTCGTTTGCCTACTACTACTTTCTACTCCATTCAGTAATACTGATACTTGTGTTAGGCTGTTGGACATTTATACCACAATCTTTTCCTAATGAAATACTACCATTTGTAGTTCTTCTATTAATAAGATCACTATACATAGTTAAAAAACTCAGAACATACCTATTTTAA
- a CDS encoding tetratricopeptide repeat-containing sensor histidine kinase: MNLAVFCQLSENYLPDFPDSTIYYADQVLKSAKLVHDSTFIVKAYYLKGKASYRNSDYSNSINYFEKAISYCVNSQQKEKADCYNGLGNSLIGIDKYKLSLSSYFTSLNIRNTLGDSLLISASLNNIGNVYFQMGDYSNALDYYNQSLVLKENANSLVGVAIMLNNIANVYHKLDDGAKALSSYFKALEIIGAEKEVVWKSILLENIGQLYLDRGEISKCLIYYHRALLESEKRGDRISISSVKSSLAIAYLKNEEYGVALGLFEEALEIAKEIGVLRLEQDCYYYMSGLYEKKNNYEKSIIYFKKYDKIREKINKQNSSKEIAEIQAKFQLEKIDSENEILKQRNTIQKLEIDKQKTRNILLFSLAVLVLSLVIYSNYISRFRKRHNKILTEKNRIISEKNNSLTSLNAMKDKFLSIVAHDLKNPFNAVLGFTDLLIDRYAELEDSTRQEYIEIIHKSALHGSLLLDTLLTWSRSQMGVMKYTPIIFNVNQIIKEEMEGLEDKAFAKRISLEFDERNVLLVYADSDMVRTVVRNLGNNSIKFTEERGKIIFSIEKYDGKAVVGVQDNGIGIKLEDKAKLFNLDSNYSRPGTSNEKGTGLGLILCKDFVEKNGGEIGVESQEGIGSKFWFTLSLHTEEIEKKSSTHYRVEEECLI, translated from the coding sequence ATGAATCTTGCTGTTTTTTGTCAGTTGAGTGAGAATTATCTTCCTGATTTTCCTGATTCGACAATTTATTATGCGGATCAAGTTTTGAAATCTGCAAAGTTAGTTCATGATTCAACTTTTATTGTGAAGGCGTATTACCTAAAGGGGAAAGCATCTTACCGAAATAGTGATTATTCAAATTCTATCAATTATTTTGAAAAGGCAATATCTTATTGTGTTAATTCGCAACAAAAAGAAAAGGCCGATTGTTATAATGGTTTAGGTAATTCGCTTATCGGAATTGATAAATACAAACTTTCTCTTAGTTCTTATTTCACAAGTTTAAATATTCGAAATACTTTGGGTGATAGTTTGCTTATTTCGGCTTCCTTAAATAATATTGGCAATGTTTATTTTCAAATGGGTGATTATTCTAATGCCTTAGATTATTACAATCAATCATTGGTTTTAAAAGAAAACGCGAATAGTTTGGTTGGAGTCGCTATAATGCTTAATAATATAGCAAATGTGTATCATAAATTGGATGATGGGGCCAAGGCTCTTTCTTCATACTTTAAAGCTTTAGAGATCATCGGAGCCGAAAAAGAAGTTGTTTGGAAGTCAATTCTGCTTGAAAATATAGGACAACTATACTTAGATCGGGGTGAAATTTCCAAATGTTTGATTTATTACCATCGGGCTTTGCTCGAATCCGAAAAAAGAGGTGATAGAATATCTATTTCGAGTGTAAAGTCATCATTAGCGATTGCTTATTTGAAGAACGAAGAATACGGTGTTGCATTAGGTTTGTTCGAGGAGGCTTTGGAAATTGCGAAAGAAATTGGTGTTCTCAGACTTGAGCAGGATTGTTATTATTACATGTCGGGCTTATATGAGAAGAAAAATAATTACGAGAAGAGTATAATCTATTTTAAAAAGTACGATAAAATAAGAGAGAAGATTAATAAGCAAAATAGTAGTAAGGAAATTGCGGAAATTCAGGCGAAGTTTCAATTGGAAAAAATAGATTCTGAAAATGAAATTCTGAAGCAACGAAATACAATTCAAAAATTAGAAATAGATAAACAAAAGACTCGAAACATATTGTTATTTAGTTTGGCTGTTTTGGTTTTATCTTTAGTGATCTATTCGAATTACATTAGTAGATTTCGGAAGCGACATAATAAGATTCTAACCGAGAAAAATAGAATAATCTCTGAGAAAAATAATAGTTTGACAAGTTTAAATGCCATGAAGGATAAGTTTTTATCCATTGTTGCTCATGATCTAAAGAATCCGTTTAATGCGGTTCTAGGTTTTACTGATTTGTTAATAGACCGATATGCTGAACTGGAGGATTCAACGAGACAGGAATACATCGAGATCATTCATAAATCAGCACTTCATGGATCATTATTACTTGATACATTATTGACTTGGTCGAGATCCCAAATGGGGGTGATGAAGTATACTCCAATCATTTTTAATGTAAATCAAATTATAAAAGAAGAAATGGAGGGGCTTGAGGATAAGGCTTTTGCGAAAAGGATTTCTCTTGAGTTTGATGAAAGGAATGTGTTGTTGGTTTATGCTGATTCGGATATGGTTAGGACTGTGGTGCGGAATTTAGGAAACAACTCGATTAAATTTACTGAGGAAAGGGGGAAAATCATCTTTTCAATTGAAAAATATGATGGAAAAGCTGTTGTAGGTGTTCAGGATAATGGTATTGGAATCAAACTTGAGGATAAAGCAAAATTATTTAATCTTGACTCGAACTATTCAAGGCCAGGAACTTCAAATGAAAAAGGGACAGGTTTGGGCTTAATATTGTGTAAGGATTTTGTTGAGAAAAATGGAGGCGAAATAGGAGTGGAAAGTCAAGAAGGAATAGGAAGTAAATTCTGGTTTACGCTATCATTACACACTGAAGAGATAGAAAAAAAATCCTCTACCCATTATAGAGTAGAGGAAGAATGTCTTATTTAA
- a CDS encoding LolA family protein, with protein sequence MKKIFCFLLFGILCFNLPAQDIKAKAVLDKVSAKNKEFKSLKAEFTFSMDNAEEDIHEISEGSITLVGDKYRLKLMGVDTYFDGTTLYSHIVDVDEVNISEPEKGDEEGLNPAAIFSIYEKGYTYKYIKEETSNNSTYHIIDLFPKNTEREFTLIRLKISKANDQIESLKSIGKDGNNVSIILKNLTPNLTYPDSYFVFDKKLNPDVEINDLR encoded by the coding sequence ATGAAAAAAATCTTTTGTTTCCTCCTATTTGGAATTCTATGTTTTAACCTACCAGCCCAGGATATTAAAGCCAAAGCTGTTCTAGATAAAGTTTCTGCAAAAAATAAAGAATTTAAAAGTTTAAAAGCTGAATTTACGTTTTCAATGGATAATGCAGAAGAAGATATTCACGAAATATCTGAAGGAAGCATTACTCTTGTTGGTGATAAATATCGTCTTAAACTTATGGGTGTGGATACTTATTTTGATGGAACTACGCTATATTCCCATATAGTTGACGTTGACGAAGTAAATATTAGCGAGCCAGAAAAAGGTGATGAAGAAGGATTAAATCCTGCTGCCATTTTCTCGATTTACGAAAAAGGATATACTTATAAGTACATTAAAGAAGAAACTAGTAACAATTCAACTTATCACATTATTGATCTATTTCCAAAAAATACTGAACGAGAATTCACTTTAATCCGATTAAAGATCAGTAAAGCTAACGATCAAATTGAATCGTTAAAATCGATTGGTAAAGATGGTAATAACGTGAGTATAATACTTAAAAACCTAACTCCAAATCTTACTTATCCTGATAGTTATTTTGTTTTTGATAAGAAGTTAAATCCGGACGTAGAAATAAACGATTTGCGATAA
- a CDS encoding FtsK/SpoIIIE family DNA translocase — MAKKKITNNTKAKPRFSTPKFLADERIKFLFGITLSLFTIYIGLAFVSFFFTGGADQSKLDIKWLELITDSKVRVENWTGKTGAYISNLVINKGFGIASFSFLYVLVVLTLRIWGVKIQSLRKTIIYTLLFCIWFSVLMSFLFVQSTSHSFLFLGGVHGYFISEWLISLIGNIGTLFLVVLSFLTLVTFGFQNSISFFKKIVKSKPKTDPIADNDLSKAEKVENETESIIQPPHSISHEQDIEDTGVILESEFLPKEESIKKTKASEAEAVKKDLELKIETVSEKEEIVSIKHTSMEDFDPTLDLSNYQYPPINLLEAHHSNNSSVSKEELESNKDKIVETLRQYKIEITQIKATIGPTITLYEIVPAPGIRISKIKNLEDDIALSLSALGIRIIAPIPGKGTIGIEVPNRTPEIVSMKNIISSKKFQESTHALPVALGKTISNETYTLDLTKMPHLLVAGATGQGKSVGLNAIITSLLYKMHPSQLKFVLIDPKKVELSIYSTIEKHFLAKLPGEEEAIITDIHKVIATLNSLCIEMDSRYDLLKKAHARNIKEYNTKFVKRGLNPENGHRYLPYIVVIIDEFADLIMTAGKEVETPIARIAQLARAIGIHMIIATQRPSTNIITGIIKANFPARIAFKVASMIDSRTILDSPGANHLIGRGDMLISLTSELVRVQCAFVDTPEVEAVTEFIQKQQSYPTAMYLPEYTGESSENTSLDIDLKKRDTLFEDAARLVVGSQQGSTSGIQRRFSIGYNRAGRIVDQLEAAGIVGPFEGSKARQVLVQDEYSLEKLLSDVLK; from the coding sequence ATGGCTAAAAAGAAAATAACAAACAATACAAAAGCAAAACCGCGCTTCTCAACCCCAAAGTTTCTTGCTGATGAAAGAATTAAATTCCTATTTGGTATTACACTTTCATTATTCACTATATACATAGGATTGGCATTTGTATCCTTCTTTTTTACAGGAGGGGCTGACCAGAGTAAATTAGATATTAAATGGCTTGAATTAATTACAGACTCAAAAGTACGGGTTGAAAACTGGACAGGTAAAACGGGAGCTTACATTTCAAATTTGGTAATAAACAAAGGCTTTGGAATAGCTTCATTTTCTTTTCTTTATGTACTTGTAGTCCTTACTCTACGAATCTGGGGAGTAAAAATTCAATCATTACGAAAAACGATTATCTATACCTTACTATTCTGTATTTGGTTTTCAGTTTTAATGTCATTTTTATTTGTTCAATCAACATCCCATTCATTTTTATTTTTAGGAGGTGTTCATGGTTACTTTATTAGTGAATGGCTGATATCTCTAATTGGGAATATTGGCACTTTATTTCTAGTCGTTCTTAGCTTTTTGACACTCGTTACTTTTGGCTTTCAAAACTCAATTTCTTTTTTCAAAAAAATAGTTAAGTCCAAACCTAAAACTGATCCTATAGCAGACAACGACCTTTCCAAAGCTGAAAAAGTCGAAAATGAAACTGAATCAATCATTCAACCACCACATTCAATAAGTCATGAGCAAGATATTGAAGATACAGGAGTTATTTTAGAATCCGAGTTCCTTCCTAAAGAAGAAAGTATTAAGAAAACTAAAGCTTCCGAGGCCGAAGCTGTCAAAAAAGACTTAGAACTAAAAATAGAGACAGTATCAGAGAAAGAGGAAATCGTTAGCATTAAGCATACATCAATGGAAGATTTCGATCCTACTCTTGATCTTTCCAACTACCAATACCCTCCTATTAATTTATTAGAGGCACACCATTCCAACAATTCGAGTGTTAGCAAAGAGGAGCTTGAATCAAATAAAGATAAAATTGTAGAGACTCTACGTCAATACAAAATTGAAATAACTCAGATTAAAGCTACGATTGGTCCAACAATCACTCTATATGAAATTGTGCCTGCTCCGGGAATACGTATTTCCAAAATAAAGAATTTGGAAGATGATATTGCCCTTAGTCTGTCTGCATTAGGAATTAGAATTATCGCTCCTATTCCAGGGAAAGGAACTATTGGTATTGAGGTTCCGAATCGTACACCTGAAATAGTGTCCATGAAAAACATTATTTCATCTAAAAAATTCCAGGAATCAACACATGCACTTCCTGTTGCTCTAGGGAAAACAATATCGAATGAGACCTATACCCTTGATTTAACCAAAATGCCTCACTTGTTGGTCGCTGGTGCAACAGGACAAGGAAAGTCTGTTGGTTTGAATGCAATTATCACGTCCCTTTTATATAAGATGCATCCATCTCAGCTTAAATTTGTCCTAATTGATCCGAAGAAAGTAGAATTAAGTATTTATTCCACGATCGAGAAGCATTTTCTAGCAAAACTTCCGGGTGAAGAGGAAGCAATTATCACTGATATCCATAAGGTTATTGCAACATTAAACTCCTTATGTATTGAAATGGATTCCAGATATGATTTGTTGAAAAAAGCACATGCCCGAAATATAAAAGAATACAATACCAAGTTTGTTAAACGAGGTTTAAATCCGGAAAACGGTCATCGTTATCTACCCTATATTGTCGTAATTATTGATGAGTTTGCTGATTTAATAATGACTGCCGGGAAAGAAGTAGAAACTCCGATTGCTCGTATCGCTCAGCTAGCTCGTGCTATTGGCATACATATGATTATAGCAACACAACGACCATCAACCAATATCATCACAGGAATTATTAAGGCCAATTTCCCTGCTCGAATTGCCTTTAAAGTAGCATCTATGATCGATTCAAGAACAATTCTTGATAGCCCTGGAGCTAATCATTTGATTGGTCGTGGAGATATGCTAATTTCGTTAACCAGTGAGCTGGTAAGGGTACAATGTGCTTTTGTTGACACTCCGGAGGTAGAAGCAGTAACCGAATTTATACAAAAACAACAATCCTACCCTACGGCAATGTATTTGCCAGAATATACAGGAGAATCATCTGAAAATACTTCATTGGATATCGATCTGAAAAAAAGAGATACCCTTTTTGAAGATGCAGCAAGATTGGTTGTAGGGTCTCAACAAGGTTCTACATCTGGAATTCAAAGACGATTTTCCATTGGATATAATAGAGCTGGCAGAATAGTTGATCAATTAGAAGCTGCTGGAATTGTTGGCCCTTTTGAAGGAAGTAAAGCAAGGCAAGTACTCGTGCAAGATGAATATTCGCTGGAAAAACTGTTAAGCGATGTTCTAAAGTAA